From Streptomyces sp. NBC_01754, a single genomic window includes:
- a CDS encoding aldo/keto reductase, whose amino-acid sequence MNRQIPFGRTGLRVGRLAVGTVNFGGRTDESEAHRILDGALAHGMNLVDTADMYGWRVHRGYTEELIGRWLRGSSRRRDDVVVATKVGERMGVGPNDRGLSAHHIIQGCEASLRRLGTDRIDLYQMHRYDPDVCWEVVWQAMDQLVRQGKVRYVGSSNFAGWNIADAQHAARGRGLVGLVSEQCAYSLLTRGPELEILPAARAHGLAVLVWAPLHGGLLSGALRKSREGTAAKSAQGRAASALPANHAAVERYERFCAEVGRDPAEVGLAWVLSRPGAPVPVIGPRTVGQLDGALRALEVELSPEELHELEVIFPPVGHGGPAPRAWID is encoded by the coding sequence GTGAACCGGCAGATCCCGTTCGGCCGGACCGGTCTGCGGGTCGGGCGGCTGGCCGTCGGCACCGTGAACTTCGGGGGGCGTACCGACGAGTCCGAGGCGCACCGGATCCTCGACGGCGCGCTGGCGCACGGTATGAACCTGGTCGACACCGCCGACATGTACGGGTGGCGGGTGCACCGGGGGTACACCGAGGAGTTGATCGGGCGGTGGCTGAGGGGGTCCTCGCGCCGTCGTGACGACGTCGTCGTCGCGACCAAGGTCGGTGAGCGGATGGGCGTCGGCCCGAACGACCGGGGGTTGTCGGCCCATCACATCATCCAGGGCTGCGAGGCGTCGCTGCGTCGTCTGGGTACCGACAGGATCGACCTCTACCAGATGCACCGGTACGACCCGGACGTCTGCTGGGAGGTGGTGTGGCAGGCCATGGACCAGCTGGTCCGCCAGGGCAAGGTGCGCTATGTCGGCTCGTCGAACTTCGCTGGGTGGAACATCGCCGACGCCCAGCACGCGGCCCGCGGGCGGGGCCTGGTCGGACTGGTCTCCGAGCAGTGCGCGTACAGTCTCCTCACCCGGGGGCCCGAGCTGGAGATCCTGCCCGCCGCGCGGGCGCACGGTCTCGCTGTGCTGGTGTGGGCGCCGTTGCACGGCGGGCTGCTGAGCGGGGCACTGCGCAAGTCGCGTGAGGGCACGGCGGCCAAGTCGGCGCAGGGGCGTGCGGCGTCGGCGCTGCCGGCGAACCATGCTGCCGTCGAGCGTTACGAGCGGTTCTGCGCAGAGGTGGGCCGTGATCCCGCGGAGGTCGGGCTGGCCTGGGTGCTCTCGCGGCCGGGTGCGCCGGTCCCGGTGATCGGGCCGCGCACCGTCGGGCAGCTCGACGGCGCCCTTCGGGCGCTGGAGGTGGAGTTGTCGCCCGAGGAGCTCCATGAGCTGGAGGTGATCTTCCCGCCGGTCGGTCACGGTGGCCCCGCGCCGCGTGCGTGGATCGACTGA
- a CDS encoding alcohol dehydrogenase catalytic domain-containing protein — protein sequence MKAIVIPEVGGTWAVREVPTPVPGPGELLVRVLASGVCWNDVLAGGGILPFPSTDPAIPGHEPVGEVVEVGPGVTSRSVGDVVGTTWIRGTCGECDYCALGAPLSARAAFLCAAPVSTGFTVQGGQAEYFVVRAEETVRVPAGVTPEQAVPVLCAGYTALSALRAAQALPHERVAVLGIGALGHLAVQYARAAGHDTVAITSSPDKRDIAVELGAGTVVADGAGLFAAGGADVVLATGRSYAAAADAMAGLRPGGRLVLAGIDTAGAFTLPPQLPFFGLGQHIVGATHGGTPILRDALAQVASGAVRPLVEVFEPERIAEAVEKVEKGEVRFRAVVRY from the coding sequence ATGAAGGCGATCGTGATCCCGGAGGTAGGCGGCACCTGGGCGGTCCGTGAGGTCCCCACTCCGGTTCCCGGCCCTGGTGAGTTACTCGTCCGGGTGCTGGCCAGCGGGGTCTGCTGGAACGACGTGCTGGCCGGTGGGGGGATCCTGCCGTTCCCCTCGACCGATCCGGCGATACCCGGCCATGAGCCGGTCGGTGAGGTCGTCGAGGTGGGGCCCGGTGTCACGAGCCGGTCGGTCGGCGACGTCGTCGGTACGACGTGGATCCGCGGCACCTGCGGGGAGTGCGACTACTGTGCGCTCGGCGCCCCGCTGTCCGCGCGGGCCGCTTTCCTCTGCGCGGCGCCGGTCTCCACCGGGTTCACCGTGCAGGGCGGGCAGGCCGAGTACTTCGTCGTGCGGGCCGAGGAGACCGTCCGTGTCCCCGCCGGTGTCACACCGGAGCAGGCCGTGCCGGTGCTGTGCGCCGGCTACACCGCCCTCAGTGCCCTGCGTGCCGCGCAGGCCCTCCCGCACGAACGGGTCGCGGTGCTCGGCATCGGCGCGCTCGGTCACCTGGCGGTGCAGTACGCCCGTGCGGCGGGCCACGACACGGTGGCGATCACCTCGTCCCCGGACAAGCGGGACATCGCGGTGGAGCTCGGCGCGGGCACGGTCGTCGCGGACGGGGCCGGCCTGTTCGCGGCGGGCGGGGCGGACGTCGTGCTGGCCACCGGGCGTTCCTACGCGGCGGCGGCCGACGCGATGGCCGGTCTGCGTCCCGGGGGGCGGCTGGTGCTCGCCGGTATCGACACCGCCGGCGCCTTCACCCTCCCGCCGCAGCTGCCGTTCTTCGGCCTGGGGCAGCACATCGTCGGCGCGACGCACGGCGGGACGCCGATCCTGCGGGACGCGCTCGCGCAGGTCGCCTCCGGTGCGGTGCGGCCGCTCGTCGAGGTCTTCGAGCCGGAGCGGATCGCCGAGGCGGTGGAAAAGGTGGAGAAGGGCGAGGTCCGCTTCCGCGCGGTCGTCCGCTACTGA
- a CDS encoding nucleotide sugar dehydrogenase produces the protein MRFLPESGRPTVAVIGFGYVGSCIAATLADRGLDVVAVDADARLVDELAHGRFRLEEPGLAEKVFAGLASGRLRVTADMAAAAAADVILITVGTPVRDDGSLAGGQLRGACLALAGHLRAGQLVVLKSTVPPGTTRETVLPLLESGGLTGGTDFGLAFTPERLAEGTALRELLTFPIVAGGYEQDSVRAVTAFWRRTLGVEVIPCDSLEAAEIVKLASNWWIDVNIAVANELAKFCALYGVDVLDVTAAANTIQKGTGSINILRPGVGVGGSCLTKDPWMVWNTARRLGVDIRTASTGREVNAGMPQYTAGLVTDELGARGKDPAHATVAVLGLAFKNDTGDLRATPVLDTVRALTRAGVTVRLHDPLVDAQEAEAMFGTALCATVEEAVLGADCVAVLAPHRDFAGIDYAALPVAENCVLLDGRAYFPKERIAEFTAAGYVYRGVGRGPAVGGAPGEVLTRTAEAVR, from the coding sequence ATGCGATTCCTGCCTGAGAGCGGGCGACCCACGGTTGCCGTGATCGGCTTCGGATACGTCGGCTCGTGCATCGCGGCGACACTGGCCGACCGGGGGCTCGACGTCGTCGCGGTGGACGCCGATGCCCGGCTCGTGGACGAACTCGCGCACGGGCGCTTCCGGCTCGAGGAGCCCGGGCTCGCCGAGAAGGTCTTCGCCGGCCTGGCGTCGGGCCGGCTGCGGGTCACCGCGGACATGGCGGCGGCCGCGGCCGCCGACGTCATTTTGATCACCGTGGGCACCCCGGTCCGCGACGACGGTTCGCTGGCCGGCGGACAACTGCGCGGCGCGTGCCTCGCGCTGGCCGGGCACCTGCGGGCCGGGCAGCTCGTGGTGCTCAAGAGCACGGTGCCGCCGGGCACGACCCGGGAGACCGTGCTGCCGCTGTTGGAGAGCGGGGGGCTCACCGGTGGGACCGACTTCGGGCTGGCGTTCACCCCGGAGCGGCTCGCGGAGGGCACGGCGCTGCGCGAACTGCTCACCTTCCCGATCGTCGCGGGCGGGTACGAGCAGGACAGCGTCCGCGCCGTCACGGCGTTCTGGCGGCGGACGCTGGGGGTCGAGGTGATCCCGTGCGACTCGCTGGAGGCGGCCGAGATCGTCAAGCTCGCCAGCAACTGGTGGATCGATGTGAACATCGCGGTGGCCAACGAGCTCGCCAAGTTCTGTGCGCTGTACGGGGTGGACGTGCTCGACGTGACCGCCGCGGCGAACACGATCCAGAAGGGCACCGGGAGCATCAACATCCTGCGGCCCGGTGTCGGGGTCGGCGGATCGTGTCTGACGAAGGACCCGTGGATGGTGTGGAACACCGCGCGGCGCCTCGGCGTGGACATCCGCACGGCCAGTACCGGCCGGGAGGTCAACGCCGGTATGCCGCAGTACACCGCGGGCCTGGTGACCGACGAGCTGGGTGCGCGGGGCAAGGACCCGGCGCACGCGACGGTCGCCGTGCTCGGTCTCGCGTTCAAGAACGACACCGGCGACCTGCGGGCGACCCCGGTGCTCGACACGGTCCGGGCGCTCACCCGTGCGGGCGTGACCGTCCGGCTGCACGACCCGCTCGTCGACGCGCAGGAGGCGGAGGCGATGTTCGGGACCGCGCTCTGCGCCACCGTCGAGGAGGCGGTCCTGGGCGCCGACTGCGTCGCGGTACTCGCGCCGCACCGGGATTTCGCCGGCATCGACTACGCGGCGCTGCCGGTCGCAGAGAACTGTGTGCTGCTCGACGGCCGCGCGTACTTCCCGAAGGAGCGGATCGCGGAGTTCACCGCGGCCGGGTACGTCTACCGCGGTGTCGGACGCGGCCCCGCCGTGGGTGGCGCACCGGGCGAGGTCCTCACCCGCACGGCGGAGGCGGTCCGATGA
- a CDS encoding ParB/RepB/Spo0J family partition protein, whose translation MHRVRAAIISGLDVIDAQFFDGDENEAFIQSVARNIAHGLPLSLADRKAAARRILAAFPAMPDRSVALYTGLDTKTVAEARRSAAPDSPPRAGTTGDGQARPPHPAPGHRAPTGATAHRPEPPPGAVAQEPGLSPVTVHDVRRHRGEEPVPANRAGASFPQAPGLPDPVPTRGNTPGTGRRPARRVLRRPARPQASRSSPDLLRSLAADPSLRNSEAGRTFLRWLHSHFFTDEAWRRQIEAVPPHCTDAVAEIALKCSDIWLRFAQELSDRRNSVPAVARRSHD comes from the coding sequence ATGCACAGAGTCAGAGCAGCGATCATTTCCGGGCTGGACGTCATCGACGCCCAGTTCTTCGACGGAGACGAGAACGAGGCGTTCATCCAGTCGGTCGCCCGGAACATCGCCCACGGCCTGCCCCTGTCACTCGCCGACCGCAAGGCGGCCGCCCGGCGCATCCTCGCCGCCTTCCCCGCCATGCCCGACCGGAGCGTCGCCCTTTACACCGGCCTCGACACCAAGACCGTGGCCGAGGCACGCCGGAGCGCGGCCCCCGACTCCCCGCCGCGAGCGGGTACCACCGGCGACGGCCAGGCGCGCCCGCCCCATCCCGCACCCGGCCACCGCGCACCCACCGGGGCCACGGCCCACCGGCCCGAGCCGCCGCCGGGAGCCGTCGCCCAGGAACCCGGGCTCTCGCCCGTCACCGTCCACGACGTGCGCCGTCACCGGGGCGAAGAGCCCGTACCCGCGAACCGCGCAGGCGCCTCCTTCCCGCAGGCGCCCGGCCTCCCGGACCCGGTGCCCACAAGGGGAAACACCCCCGGCACGGGCCGGCGCCCGGCCCGGCGCGTCCTCAGGCGCCCGGCGCGGCCCCAGGCGTCACGCAGCTCTCCGGACCTCCTGCGCAGCCTTGCCGCCGACCCCTCCCTGCGGAATTCGGAAGCGGGCCGAACATTTCTCCGCTGGCTCCACTCCCACTTCTTCACCGACGAGGCATGGAGAAGGCAGATCGAGGCCGTACCCCCACACTGCACGGACGCCGTGGCGGAAATCGCCCTGAAGTGCTCAGACATCTGGCTCAGGTTCGCCCAGGAACTCTCCGACCGTCGTAATTCCGTCCCGGCAGTCGCACGAAGATCCCATGACTGA
- a CDS encoding class I SAM-dependent methyltransferase, producing the protein MSDGTTLCQTCKDVAVSEFLPLGMQPACLFPENETQAENEPAWPLDLGFCPRCSLVQIMEPVSERILFSGDYHHLAGLTGGYRLHLRALADELAQLHAPHPGSEPRRHFAVEIGSNDGSLLDELAERDFTVLGIDPNGADSPGGSPVVREYFSSEVASQVLSDTRPADLVLALNTFAHVTNMHDFLDGVRSLMSDHGMFVSESHYLPDLLETLQYDFAYHEHSRYYSLTALQAAFEPHGLEVFRIDRIATHGGSVRVYAGFKGAHEVHESVAALRDDEDRLELTGGAVYQKFAARVQEHRERLRGLLDELTGDGSRVAAASSPARAVTLLNYCSLGPAEIDFISEISPRKIGRLSPGTHIPIVHQDRLCGPEQPEYALLLSWHIAEELISRLREEGFTGKFVVPLPEPRVIS; encoded by the coding sequence GTGAGCGACGGTACAACGCTCTGTCAGACGTGCAAAGACGTCGCGGTCAGTGAGTTCTTGCCTCTCGGCATGCAGCCCGCCTGCCTCTTCCCGGAGAACGAGACGCAAGCGGAGAACGAGCCGGCATGGCCGCTCGACCTCGGATTCTGCCCGCGGTGCAGCCTGGTCCAGATCATGGAGCCGGTCAGCGAACGCATCCTCTTCTCGGGTGACTACCACCATCTCGCCGGACTCACCGGGGGATACCGGCTGCACCTTCGGGCACTCGCGGACGAACTGGCGCAACTCCACGCACCGCACCCCGGTTCGGAGCCGCGGCGCCACTTCGCCGTCGAGATCGGGAGCAACGACGGCAGCCTGCTGGACGAACTGGCCGAACGGGACTTCACAGTTCTCGGCATCGACCCGAACGGTGCCGATTCGCCGGGCGGATCACCCGTCGTCAGGGAGTACTTCAGCTCCGAGGTCGCGTCACAGGTGCTGTCGGACACCAGGCCGGCCGACCTCGTCCTGGCGCTCAACACGTTCGCCCACGTCACGAACATGCACGACTTCCTGGACGGGGTGCGCTCGCTCATGAGCGACCACGGAATGTTCGTCTCCGAATCCCACTACCTGCCGGACCTGCTCGAAACACTCCAGTACGACTTCGCCTACCACGAGCATTCGAGGTACTACTCGCTGACCGCGCTCCAGGCGGCCTTCGAACCCCACGGCCTCGAGGTCTTCCGCATCGACCGGATCGCCACACACGGAGGATCGGTCCGCGTCTACGCCGGCTTCAAGGGCGCGCACGAGGTGCACGAGTCCGTCGCCGCGCTGCGCGATGACGAGGACAGGCTCGAACTCACCGGCGGAGCCGTCTACCAGAAGTTCGCCGCTCGCGTCCAAGAGCATCGTGAGCGCCTCCGCGGCCTGCTGGACGAGCTGACGGGCGACGGCTCACGAGTCGCGGCCGCGTCCTCACCCGCCCGAGCGGTCACACTGCTGAACTACTGCTCACTGGGGCCCGCCGAGATCGACTTCATCTCGGAGATCAGTCCCCGCAAGATCGGCCGGCTTTCCCCCGGCACCCACATACCGATCGTCCACCAGGACCGCTTGTGCGGCCCCGAACAGCCGGAGTACGCCTTGCTGCTGTCATGGCACATCGCCGAGGAGCTGATCTCCCGGCTACGGGAAGAGGGCTTCACGGGAAAGTTCGTCGTCCCGCTTCCGGAGCCCCGGGTGATCAGCTGA
- the tpx gene encoding thiol peroxidase, with translation MEIRTSTERTGVTTFRGTPVTLLGPEIARGDRAPDFTVLGNDMAPVHSSSLSGTTRVISVVPSLETPVCDTQTRRFNEAVAELGGASVLTVSVDLPFAQARWCGAAGVDGVRTLSDHRDLSFGLAYGVAIKEFRLLARAVFVVDAADTVVHAEYVPEVGQLPDLDAAVNAARTAGTARRAAGRTT, from the coding sequence ATGGAGATCAGGACGAGCACCGAACGCACCGGGGTCACGACCTTCAGAGGCACACCGGTGACCCTGCTCGGCCCGGAAATCGCCCGCGGCGACCGGGCACCGGACTTCACCGTGCTGGGCAACGACATGGCACCGGTCCACTCCTCCTCGCTCAGCGGCACCACACGGGTCATCTCGGTCGTCCCGTCACTGGAGACACCCGTCTGCGACACGCAGACACGCCGCTTCAACGAGGCCGTGGCCGAACTCGGTGGGGCGTCGGTGCTGACCGTGTCGGTGGACCTGCCGTTCGCCCAGGCCCGCTGGTGCGGTGCGGCGGGCGTCGACGGGGTGCGGACCCTGTCCGACCACCGCGACCTCTCGTTCGGCCTGGCCTACGGCGTGGCGATCAAGGAGTTCCGGCTGCTGGCCCGCGCGGTGTTCGTGGTGGACGCCGCGGACACGGTGGTCCACGCCGAGTACGTCCCGGAGGTCGGGCAGCTCCCGGACCTCGACGCCGCGGTGAACGCGGCCCGGACGGCCGGGACCGCGCGCCGGGCCGCCGGCCGCACCACTTGA
- a CDS encoding helix-turn-helix transcriptional regulator, whose translation MSTISVEHAVRLVIDEMHLHLGQDLTLDDMARTAMFSKFHFTRVFREVTGTSPRRFLSALRIQEAKYLLVNTEKSVADISSQVGYSSVGTFSSRFKSCVGVSPSRFRELGGNGTDLSTDAPLAAGTGHPVSLRGRIVLPGDRALGQVFVGLFAGSIPQGRPVCHTLMDGPGPFELQGVPPGTWYVLAHSVPYGTQAPAGCVRGGPDVLSVGRYGPVSVHPGVLVMPADIVLHPVGPLDPPVLIALPGSGTGAGVPVAA comes from the coding sequence ATGAGTACTATCTCCGTCGAGCACGCCGTCCGCCTCGTCATCGACGAGATGCATCTCCACCTCGGTCAGGATCTGACCCTCGACGACATGGCACGTACCGCGATGTTCAGCAAGTTCCACTTCACCCGGGTGTTCCGGGAAGTCACCGGAACCTCTCCGAGGCGGTTCCTGTCCGCACTCCGGATACAGGAGGCCAAATACCTCCTCGTCAATACCGAGAAGAGTGTGGCCGATATCAGCAGTCAGGTCGGATACAGCAGCGTCGGCACATTCAGCTCACGCTTCAAATCATGTGTCGGTGTGTCGCCCAGCAGGTTCCGGGAACTCGGCGGGAACGGCACGGACCTGAGTACGGACGCGCCCCTCGCCGCCGGCACGGGCCACCCCGTCTCCCTGCGGGGCCGGATCGTCCTTCCCGGGGACCGGGCCCTGGGCCAGGTCTTCGTCGGGCTCTTCGCCGGCTCCATACCCCAGGGCCGCCCCGTGTGCCACACCCTCATGGACGGGCCCGGCCCCTTCGAACTCCAGGGCGTGCCCCCGGGAACCTGGTACGTGCTGGCACATTCCGTCCCCTACGGCACACAGGCCCCGGCCGGCTGCGTCCGCGGAGGCCCGGACGTCCTGTCCGTCGGACGGTACGGGCCGGTCAGCGTCCACCCCGGTGTGCTGGTGATGCCCGCCGACATCGTCCTGCACCCGGTCGGTCCCCTGGACCCGCCGGTGCTGATCGCCCTGCCCGGCAGCGGAACCGGCGCCGGTGTGCCGGTGGCGGCCTGA
- a CDS encoding alpha/beta fold hydrolase produces the protein MSATSRPAAPAESTVVSGDGTVIAFEQSGSGPAVILVSSALADRSDTRKLAGLLAPHFTVVNYDRRGRGASSDSAHYTVRREIDDIAALIEHVGGSASVFASSSGAVLALRAAAAGLRIERLALYEPPFAVTPGDFGPPKGFAEHIDALLAEDRRGEAVTAFMTKAQGMPGFMAGSMRLMPGVWSNLKKMAPTLPYDIAVMGDTQQGRPLAAEEWSTATAPTLVMTGSKSPDGFTNAARAVTEVLPDAVHRTLQGLNHGAVVMTPKKIAPKLIEFLRG, from the coding sequence ATGTCAGCGACTTCCCGGCCCGCGGCCCCCGCCGAGTCGACGGTCGTCTCCGGAGACGGCACCGTCATCGCGTTCGAGCAGTCCGGCAGCGGCCCCGCGGTGATCCTGGTGTCCTCGGCACTGGCCGACCGCTCCGACACCAGGAAACTCGCCGGCCTCCTCGCCCCGCATTTCACCGTCGTCAACTACGACCGCCGCGGCCGGGGCGCCAGCAGCGACAGCGCCCACTACACCGTGCGGCGCGAGATCGACGACATCGCGGCACTGATCGAGCACGTGGGCGGCTCCGCCTCGGTGTTCGCCAGCTCCTCCGGTGCGGTACTCGCCCTGCGCGCCGCCGCGGCGGGACTGCGCATCGAACGGCTCGCGCTCTACGAGCCGCCCTTCGCCGTCACCCCCGGCGACTTCGGACCGCCGAAGGGCTTCGCGGAGCACATCGACGCCCTGCTGGCCGAGGACCGGCGCGGTGAGGCGGTCACGGCCTTCATGACCAAGGCACAGGGCATGCCCGGGTTCATGGCCGGATCGATGCGGCTGATGCCCGGAGTGTGGTCGAACCTCAAGAAGATGGCCCCCACCCTGCCCTACGACATCGCGGTCATGGGCGACACCCAGCAGGGCCGCCCCCTCGCCGCCGAGGAGTGGTCGACCGCCACCGCACCGACCCTCGTCATGACCGGCTCGAAGAGCCCCGACGGCTTCACGAACGCGGCGCGTGCGGTCACCGAGGTACTGCCCGACGCCGTTCACCGCACACTCCAGGGCCTCAACCACGGAGCGGTGGTCATGACACCCAAGAAGATCGCGCCGAAGCTCATCGAGTTCCTCCGAGGCTGA
- a CDS encoding NAD-dependent epimerase/dehydratase family protein, producing the protein MSGHTPRRVLVTGGSGFLGHHLVERLRDRGDEVTVFDVSAPRRAACAGVRFVEGDLRDEAALEGAGRGAEVVYHLAAVVGVDQYLARPLDVVDINFSGTRNVLGVAARAGAKVVLASTSEVFGKNPAVPWREDGDRVLGPTTSDRWSYSSSKALAEHLTFAFARRHGLDATVVRYFNVYGPRQRPAYVVSRSVHRALNGRPLVVYDGGRQTRCFTFVDDAVTGTIRAADEPAASGEVFNIGSMAETSVGTVVGLVAELTGTTSVVDVDTTAALGESYEDLGRRVPDNAKAARVLGWRPETSLRDGLVRTIEWARASDWWLALPDSGAG; encoded by the coding sequence ATGAGCGGGCACACGCCACGGCGTGTCCTCGTCACCGGCGGCTCCGGTTTCCTCGGCCATCACCTGGTGGAGCGGCTGCGTGACCGGGGCGACGAGGTGACCGTGTTCGACGTGAGCGCCCCGCGCCGGGCCGCGTGCGCCGGGGTGCGGTTCGTCGAGGGCGATCTGCGTGACGAGGCCGCGCTCGAAGGGGCCGGTCGCGGTGCGGAGGTGGTCTACCACCTGGCCGCGGTGGTCGGTGTCGACCAGTATCTCGCCCGCCCGCTCGACGTCGTCGACATCAACTTCTCCGGTACCCGCAACGTCCTCGGCGTCGCCGCCCGGGCGGGCGCGAAGGTCGTACTCGCCTCCACCAGTGAGGTGTTCGGCAAGAATCCGGCGGTGCCGTGGCGGGAGGACGGTGACCGGGTCCTCGGGCCGACCACGTCGGACCGGTGGTCCTACTCGTCGAGCAAGGCGCTGGCCGAACACCTCACGTTCGCCTTCGCGCGCCGGCACGGCCTCGACGCGACGGTCGTGCGGTACTTCAACGTCTACGGGCCGCGTCAGCGTCCGGCGTACGTCGTGAGCCGCTCGGTGCACCGTGCTCTCAACGGCCGGCCGCTGGTGGTGTACGACGGGGGCCGGCAGACCCGCTGTTTCACGTTCGTCGACGACGCGGTGACCGGCACGATCCGTGCGGCGGACGAACCGGCCGCGTCCGGTGAGGTGTTCAACATCGGCAGCATGGCCGAGACGTCCGTGGGCACGGTGGTCGGCCTCGTCGCCGAGCTCACCGGCACGACGTCCGTCGTGGACGTCGACACCACCGCCGCGCTCGGGGAGTCCTACGAGGATCTCGGGCGCCGTGTACCGGACAACGCCAAGGCGGCCCGGGTCCTGGGCTGGCGGCCGGAGACGTCTCTGCGGGACGGGCTGGTCAGGACGATCGAGTGGGCGCGGGCCAGCGACTGGTGGCTGGCCCTGCCCGACAGCGGGGCGGGGTGA
- a CDS encoding FAD-dependent oxidoreductase encodes MRDHVGNRAVVLGGSVAGTLAARVLAEFYHDVVVVDRDTVLGVSTARKGTPHARHAHGLHGRGHLILEELFPGFTEDMVRKGYPVGDLGEMRWYFNNRRLPYTKTGLLSVTPIRPILEHEIRTRVAALANVTYLERHDVLGLVSTADSGRVVGARVRPREGAEEEVVLDADLVVDATGRGSRTPVWLEEMGYGRPAEERVKIGLAYTTRFYRRVPGSFEDTWSINPVASPGHPRGAFFGLSDEDMCIVSLTGILGDHPPTDPDGFLEFARSLPVPDVYEGIKDAEPLDDPTSFGFPASVRRRYEDLRRFPAGLAVLGDAVCSFNPVYGQGMSVAAWEAMTLRGHLREGRFDPGAYLGALGKVVDNPWQVAAGGDLAFPGVEGRRTAETDMGNAYVSQVQDAASKDPEVAKGFMRVAGLIDPPSALMEPPMRARVLRACGDTTTSGGGVPVTVPRPSDKKLPGAA; translated from the coding sequence ATGCGCGACCACGTCGGAAACCGCGCGGTGGTTCTCGGCGGGAGCGTGGCCGGGACTTTGGCGGCCCGGGTGCTCGCCGAGTTCTACCACGATGTCGTGGTGGTCGACCGGGACACCGTGCTCGGCGTCTCGACCGCCCGGAAAGGCACCCCGCACGCACGTCACGCCCATGGTCTGCACGGCCGTGGCCACCTGATCCTGGAGGAACTGTTCCCCGGCTTCACCGAGGACATGGTGCGAAAGGGCTACCCGGTCGGCGACCTCGGTGAGATGCGGTGGTACTTCAACAACCGCCGGCTGCCGTACACGAAGACCGGGCTGCTCTCGGTCACCCCGATCCGTCCGATCCTCGAACACGAGATCCGTACCCGTGTCGCCGCGCTGGCGAACGTCACCTATCTGGAGCGCCACGACGTCCTCGGCCTGGTGTCCACCGCGGACAGCGGCCGGGTCGTCGGCGCGCGGGTGCGGCCGAGGGAGGGTGCGGAGGAAGAGGTGGTGCTCGACGCGGACCTCGTCGTGGACGCGACCGGACGCGGCTCGCGGACCCCGGTGTGGCTGGAGGAAATGGGTTACGGGCGTCCCGCCGAGGAGCGGGTGAAGATCGGACTCGCCTACACGACCCGCTTCTACCGCCGGGTGCCCGGCTCGTTCGAGGACACGTGGTCGATCAACCCGGTCGCCTCCCCCGGGCATCCGCGCGGCGCGTTCTTCGGTCTGTCCGACGAGGACATGTGCATCGTGTCACTCACCGGCATCCTCGGTGACCACCCGCCGACCGATCCCGATGGGTTCCTGGAGTTCGCCCGGTCGCTGCCGGTGCCGGACGTGTACGAGGGCATCAAGGACGCCGAGCCGCTCGACGACCCGACCTCCTTCGGGTTCCCGGCCAGCGTCCGGCGCCGTTACGAGGATCTGCGCCGCTTCCCGGCCGGCCTGGCTGTGCTCGGCGACGCCGTGTGCAGTTTCAACCCCGTCTACGGCCAGGGCATGAGCGTGGCGGCCTGGGAGGCCATGACGCTGCGTGGGCATCTGCGCGAGGGGCGGTTCGACCCGGGAGCCTACCTCGGGGCGCTGGGCAAGGTCGTGGACAACCCGTGGCAGGTCGCCGCGGGCGGCGACCTCGCCTTCCCCGGGGTCGAGGGCAGGCGCACGGCGGAGACCGACATGGGCAATGCCTATGTGAGCCAGGTGCAGGACGCGGCCTCGAAGGATCCCGAGGTCGCCAAGGGCTTCATGCGGGTCGCCGGTCTCATCGATCCGCCGTCCGCGCTCATGGAGCCCCCGATGAGGGCCCGCGTCCTGCGCGCCTGCGGCGACACGACGACTTCGGGCGGCGGTGTGCCCGTCACGGTGCCCCGGCCGTCCGACAAGAAGCTCCCCGGCGCCGCGTAG